In Rhodamnia argentea isolate NSW1041297 chromosome 4, ASM2092103v1, whole genome shotgun sequence, the following proteins share a genomic window:
- the LOC115749138 gene encoding ras-related protein Rab7-like isoform X2: protein MGNPVHVALVLDREDRRVGKTSLMNQYVNRKFSNQYKATIGADFLTKEVQFEDRLFTLQIWDTAGQERFQSLGVAFYRGADCCVLVYDVNVMKSFDNLNHWREEFLIQASPSDPENFPFVVLGNKIDIDSGNSRVVSEKKAKAWCASKGNISYFETSAKEGFNVEAAFQCIAKNALKNEPEEELYLPDTIDVGGGQQQRSSGCEC from the exons ATGGGAAATCCTGTTCATGTAGCTCTGGTTCTTGACAGGGAAGATCGGAG ggTTGGAAAGACATCTTTGATGAATCA ATATGTGAACCGAAAGTTCAGTAATCAGTACAAAGCAACCATCGGGGCAGATTTCCTTACCAAGGAAGTCCAGTTTGAGGATAGACTTTTCACTTTGCAA ATATGGGATACAGCGGGGCAGGAACGGTTCCAAAGTCTCGGTGTTGCTTTTTACCGTGGAGCTGACTGTTGTGTTCTTGTATATGATGTGAATGTGATGAAATCGTTCGACAACCTTAACCACTGGAGAGAGGAGTTTCTCATTCAG GCCAGCCCTTCTGACCCTGAGAACTTTCCATTTGTTGTGTTGGGGAACAAGATTGACATTGACAGTGGCAACAGTCGTGTG GTATCTGAGAAGAAAGCGAAAGCATGGTGTGCCTCTAAGGGAAACATCTCTTATTTTGAAACTTCTGCAAAAGAAGGTTTTAATGTTGAAGCAGCTTTCCAATGTATAGCCAAGAATGCTCTTAAGAATGAGCCTGAAGAAGAACT CTACCTTCCTGACACTATTGATGTGGGCGGTGGACAGCAGCAGCGTTCTTCCGGTTGTGAATGTTGA
- the LOC115749138 gene encoding ras-related protein Rab7-like isoform X1, producing the protein MASRRRMLLKVIILGDSGVGKTSLMNQYVNRKFSNQYKATIGADFLTKEVQFEDRLFTLQIWDTAGQERFQSLGVAFYRGADCCVLVYDVNVMKSFDNLNHWREEFLIQASPSDPENFPFVVLGNKIDIDSGNSRVVSEKKAKAWCASKGNISYFETSAKEGFNVEAAFQCIAKNALKNEPEEELYLPDTIDVGGGQQQRSSGCEC; encoded by the exons ATGGCTTCTCGGAGACGCATGCTTCTCAAGGTCATAATCCTTGGTGACAGCGG ggTTGGAAAGACATCTTTGATGAATCA ATATGTGAACCGAAAGTTCAGTAATCAGTACAAAGCAACCATCGGGGCAGATTTCCTTACCAAGGAAGTCCAGTTTGAGGATAGACTTTTCACTTTGCAA ATATGGGATACAGCGGGGCAGGAACGGTTCCAAAGTCTCGGTGTTGCTTTTTACCGTGGAGCTGACTGTTGTGTTCTTGTATATGATGTGAATGTGATGAAATCGTTCGACAACCTTAACCACTGGAGAGAGGAGTTTCTCATTCAG GCCAGCCCTTCTGACCCTGAGAACTTTCCATTTGTTGTGTTGGGGAACAAGATTGACATTGACAGTGGCAACAGTCGTGTG GTATCTGAGAAGAAAGCGAAAGCATGGTGTGCCTCTAAGGGAAACATCTCTTATTTTGAAACTTCTGCAAAAGAAGGTTTTAATGTTGAAGCAGCTTTCCAATGTATAGCCAAGAATGCTCTTAAGAATGAGCCTGAAGAAGAACT CTACCTTCCTGACACTATTGATGTGGGCGGTGGACAGCAGCAGCGTTCTTCCGGTTGTGAATGTTGA
- the LOC115749158 gene encoding LOW QUALITY PROTEIN: proline-rich receptor-like protein kinase PERK1 (The sequence of the model RefSeq protein was modified relative to this genomic sequence to represent the inferred CDS: deleted 2 bases in 1 codon) codes for MSAPAPGSSPSPPAGTNSTAPPPATPSAPPPATPAAPPPATPSAPPPATPSAPPPATPSPPPPHTLPATSPPASPPPPASSGSPASPSPSPPPPSSSGTPSPPAAKSPPPPPTSSTTPTAKSPPPPPSAASPPSGSTISTGLVVGIAIGGVVVLAVMTLLFICCKKKRRRDRDEEYYLPPPPPHGPKADPYGGPPRHWQQNAPPPADHVVTMMPKPNPPPAVASRPLHSPARGPSPTPPPPPPFMSSSGGSGSNYSGPEHAYPPPSPGVSLGFSKSTFTYEELAMATNGFSDANLLGQGGFGYVHRGVLPNGKEVAVKQLKAGSGQGEREFQAEVEIISRVHHKHLVSLVGYCMAGSQRMLVYEFVPNNTMEFHLHGKGRPTMDWPTRLKIALGSAKGLAYLHEDCHPKIIHRDIKASNILVDFKFEAKVADFGLAKFTSETNTHVSTRVMGTFGYLAPEYASSGKLTEKSDVFSYGVMLLELITGRRPVDQTHTFMDDSLVDWARPQLTRALEDENFDSLVDPRLQNNYNHNEMARMVACAAAGVRHSARRRPRMSQIVRALEGDVSLSDLNEGIRPGHSALYGSYGSSDYDTSQYNEDLKKFRKMALASQEYGSSEYSEATSEYGKYISGSSSENPTSTRQTTQEMEMGRMKRDSRGFSGGS; via the exons ATGTCGGCCCCAGCTCCGGGTTCCTCGCCTTCACCCCCGGCGGGGACCAACTCCACCGCGCCGCCCCCGGCCACCCCCTCCGCCCCGCCCCCGGCCACCCCCGCGGCCCCGCCCCCCGCTACTCCCTCAGCCCCACCCCCGGCCACCCCCTCCGCGCCGCCACCGGCCACGCCCTCCCCGCCGCCTCCTCACACCCTCCCCGCCACCTCCCCGCCAGCGTCCCCTCCGCCGCCGGCTTCCTCCGGGTCC CCCGCCTCCCCCTCCCCGTCCCCTCCCCCGCCGTCCTCCTCGGGTACGCCCTCCCCTCCGGCTGCCAAAagtcctcctccgccgccgacGAGCTCCACGACGCCCACGGCCAAGAGCCCGCCTCCGCCTCCTTCCGCCGCGTCTCCTCCGTCTGGGTCCACCATATCGACGGGGCTCGTGGTGGGGATTGCCATTGGTGGAGTGGTGGTGCTGGCGGTGATGACCTTGCTGTTTATATGTtgcaagaagaagaggagaagagaCCGTGATGAGGAGTATTATCTGCCCCCTCCACCTCCTCACGGTCCTAAAG CTGATCCTTATGGCGGCCCGCCCCGACATTGGCAACAAAATGCTCCGCCGCCTGCTGACCATGTTGTCACCATGATGCCAAAGCCTAATCCTCCTCCAGCAGTTGCGTCACGCCCGCTGCATTCACCTGCTCGTGGTCCTAGTCCGACACCTCCGCCTCCACCTCCTTTTATGAGCAGCAGTGGAGGCTCTGGCTCCAACTATTCAGGGCCTGAACATGCATATCCTCCTCCATCCCCTGGAGTTTCTCTCGGTTTCTCCAAAAGCACGTTCACTTATGAGGAACTGGCGATGGCGACTAATGGCTTCTCAGATGCAAATCTACTCGGACAAGGAGGTTTTGGGTACGTACACCGTGGGGTCCTTCCCAACGGAAAAGAAGTAGCGGTGAAGCAACTGAAGGCAGGGAGCGGACAGGGAGAGCGTGAGTTTCAAGCTGAAGTTGAAATAATCAGCCGAGTTCATCACAAGCATCTTGTGTCTTTGGTTGGATACTGCATGGCCGGATCCCAGCGCATGCTCGTGTATGAGTTTGTGCCTAACAACACTATGGAGTTCCACTTACATG GAAAGGGACGCCCGACCATGGATTGGCCAACTAGACTGAAAATTGCTTTGGGTTCGGCCAAAGGACTAGCATATCTTCATGAGGATT GTCATCCTAAGATCATTCATCGTGATATCAAGGCATCAAACATACTTGTGGACTTCAAGTTTGAGGCAAAG GTTGCGGATTTTGGACTTGCAAAATTTACTTCCGAAACAAATACTCATGTGTCTACCAGAGTGATGGGCACCTTTGG GTATCTTGCTCCGGAATACGCCTCGAGTGGGAAACTAACAGAAAAATCAGATGTTTTCTCCTATGGGGTCATGCTCTTGGAGTTGATTACTGGTCGCAGACCTGTGGACCAGACCCATACTTTTATGGATGATAGTCTGGTTGATTGG GCGAGGCCTCAGCTCACACGAGCTCTGGAAGATGAAAACTTCGACTCTCTTGTTGATCCTAGGCTGCAGAACAATTATAACCACAATGAGATGGCTCGTATGGTGGCTTGCGCTGCCGCTGGCGTTCGTCATTCGGCACGGCGTCGACCAAGAATGAGTCAG ATTGTTCGGGCCCTCGAAGGGGATGTATCTCTCTCTGACCTTAATGAAGGTATCAGACCCGGGCACAGTGCCCTCTATGGTTCCTATGGGAGCTCGGACTATGACACCAGCCAATACAATGAAGACCTCAAAAAGTTCAGGAAGATGGCATTAGCTAGCCAAGAGTACGGGAGCAGTGAGTACAGTGAAGCTACGAGTGAATATGGCAAGTACATATCTGGCTCGAGCAGTGAGAATCCTACCAGTACCCGCCAAACAACCCAGGAAATGGAGATGGGAAGGATGAAGAGAGACAGTCGAGGTTTCAGCGGAGGCTCTTGA